CCGGTCGCGTTCAGCGGCGCCTTGTCACGGGAAACGCCCGCATCGAAGGTTGGTGCGCGATGACGGGCAACCAGTTCCACCTCGGGATAGATGTGGGCGGCACGTTCACGGACGCGGTCCTGATCTGTGAGGAGACGGGCCGCATCGACACGGCCAAGGTTCCGTCCACGCCCGCGGATCCCTCCATCGGCTTCATGGCCGCGGTGGATCGCGCACTTGCAAACGGCGCGGTTGACCCCGCAGCCATCTCCCACCTGGTCCACGGCACGACCGTTGCGACGAACTCGCTCATCGAGGGGAAGACGCCGAAGACGGCCTTCGTGACCACGGAAGGCTTCGGCGACATGCTCGAGATCGCCCGCCAGGTTCGTCCCTCGCTTTACGACGTCCACTTCGAGAAGCTCCGCCCGCTCGTCCCGCGCGATCTGTGCTACGAGGTGCCGGAGCGGCTGGACGCGGCGGGCGATGTCCTCCGGCCCCTCGAAGAGGACGCCGTTCGGGAGATCGCCGCGGCGCTGCGGGCGCGAGAGGTCCGGTCCGTCGCCGTGTGTCTCCTGCACGGCTACGCGAACCCGACGCACGAGGAGCGGGTGGCCGAGATCCTGGGAGAAGACGACCCCGACCTCCTCATCTCCCTATCATCGAGCGTATGCCCCGAGTTCCGGGAGTATTTCCGGGCCAGCACGTGCGTGATCAACGCCTGCATCGTCCCCGTAGTGGCGCGCTACCTCACCGGGATCGAGGAGGGGCTGAGTCGGGCGGGTCTCCAGGCGGAGCTTCTCGTCATGCAGTCCAACGGCGGGGTGCTGACGGCGGAGCAGGCGGCGAGCAAACCCGTGTTCATGGTGGAGTCCGGGCCCGCCGCGGGTGTGGTCTCCGCCAACTTCATCGCGGGCCAACTCGGTCACGCGGATCTCATTTCCTTCGACATGGGAGGGACGACCGCCAAGGCCGGGCTCGTCCTCGACGGCCGGCCGCGCGTTACGAAGGAGTACGAGGTCGGAGCCCAAGCCCAGCCGGGACAGGGGATGACGCGGGCCGCCGGTTACCCGATCCGCACGCCCGTCATCGATCTCGTGGAGGTAGGCGCGGGCGGGGGAAGCCTCGCCTGGGTGGACGCCGGAGGGGGGCTTCGCGTGGGGCCCCGGAGCGCGGGCGCCGACCCGGGGCCGATCTGTTACGGGAGGGGTGGGACCGAACCGACGATCACCGACGCCAACCTCGTGCTCGGCCGCCTGAACCCGGAATACTTCCTGGGCGGCGAGATGGAACTCGACGTGGACGCGGCCGCCGCGGGGATCCGCGAGCGGTGCGCCGAGCCGCTCGGCCTCGACCCGGTCGAAGCGGCGAACGGGATCATCGAGATCGCGAACGCGACGATGATCAATGCGCTACGGCTCGTCACCGTGCGCCGGGGCAACGACCCGCGCGAACTGACCATGGTCGCCTTCGGCGGGGCCGGGCCGCTGCACGCGAACCGGCTGTGCATGGAGATGCAGATCCCGACGCTCGTGATCCCCCCGAGCCCGGGGACGGCGTCCGCCCTGGGTCTCCTCGTCACGGACCTGCGGCACGAGTTCTCGCGCACGCGGGTCACGGTCGCCGAGGAGGCGGACGCGGCGCGGATTGGGTCGCTCTTCGAGACGATGGAGGAGGCAGGGCGGCGCACGCTCCGGCGCGAAGGCGTGGCCCCGGCGGACATGGAGTTCCGGCGCGGGATCGAGATGCGGTACGCCGGCCAGTCTTCAGAGGTGCCCGTGGCGTTGCCGCGGGAGGGGATGGACGCGGGGCGGAACGGGGAGCTGGCCGCCGCGACGTTGGCCGACGCGGTGCGCCGCTTCCACGGTGAGCATGAGCGGGCCTACGGACACGGATACCCGGAGCAGCCCGTCGAACTCGTGAACTTCACCGTCACGGCCATCGGCAGGATCGCGCGGCCCCGGCTCCCGAGAATCGGGACGAACGGAAAGGGTGTCCCGGACGCTCGGTGCGGGACGAGACAGGTGTTCTTCGCCGACGC
The sequence above is drawn from the Candidatus Palauibacter australiensis genome and encodes:
- a CDS encoding hydantoinase/oxoprolinase family protein, whose translation is MTGNQFHLGIDVGGTFTDAVLICEETGRIDTAKVPSTPADPSIGFMAAVDRALANGAVDPAAISHLVHGTTVATNSLIEGKTPKTAFVTTEGFGDMLEIARQVRPSLYDVHFEKLRPLVPRDLCYEVPERLDAAGDVLRPLEEDAVREIAAALRAREVRSVAVCLLHGYANPTHEERVAEILGEDDPDLLISLSSSVCPEFREYFRASTCVINACIVPVVARYLTGIEEGLSRAGLQAELLVMQSNGGVLTAEQAASKPVFMVESGPAAGVVSANFIAGQLGHADLISFDMGGTTAKAGLVLDGRPRVTKEYEVGAQAQPGQGMTRAAGYPIRTPVIDLVEVGAGGGSLAWVDAGGGLRVGPRSAGADPGPICYGRGGTEPTITDANLVLGRLNPEYFLGGEMELDVDAAAAGIRERCAEPLGLDPVEAANGIIEIANATMINALRLVTVRRGNDPRELTMVAFGGAGPLHANRLCMEMQIPTLVIPPSPGTASALGLLVTDLRHEFSRTRVTVAEEADAARIGSLFETMEEAGRRTLRREGVAPADMEFRRGIEMRYAGQSSEVPVALPREGMDAGRNGELAAATLADAVRRFHGEHERAYGHGYPEQPVELVNFTVTAIGRIARPRLPRIGTNGKGVPDARCGTRQVFFADAGGFVDTAIYDRALLQADHVVVGPAVIEEVDSTTLVHAGYRATVDEFGNLLIAPGDAA